The genomic window CGTCATGAGCCGTCGCAGCGGGGGGGGGGCCAACTTCTCCTATTTCAATGAATTCCGATTCAAGCGGGTGGCGCCGCTCGATCCCAAGCGGCCGCAACGCCGCAAACTGGGCGATCAGGAGCCGGCGCCGAGCGTGGCGGCCTTCAAGCCCGACGCCAGCCTCCACCGATGGGAACTCTCGGCGGGGTACGGGCACGAATGGACACCCACGCTGGGCAGCAACGCGAGCATCCACATTCTGAGCGACGAGCTGTACTGGGAACTCGCTTCAAGGCAATTTGACACCTCGAAGCCTTTTACCACCTCGACCGTAACCACCAGCAAGGGGTGGACCGGCACGGGGTTGACGGCGACCGTGCGCTACTTCCAAGACCTTGTTCCCACCCAGCCGCCGTTGTGCCGGCCCGCGGACGGATCGGATCTGGAAGAGGCGAGCGTAGGGGTGGACCGCGCTCGCGGTACGTGCAACCGCATCTGGGTGGTCGAACGGCCCATCACCTATCAGCAGTTCCCGAGGGTGCAGTTTGGAACAAGCCTCTACGATCGCGATCAATCCGTCCTGGCCCTCACGCTCAATTCGGAGATCACCCGGTTCTACCGGTTTCCCAACGTGCCGATACCGGAACATCTTATCGACCAAGTGAGTGCTCCGATCGAGGCCTACCGGATGATCCTGACGCCCGCGACGGGTCTCCCCTACGACTTGTGGGGATACTTCAACGGTTCGGTGAAGTTGGAAATGGACCAGTTTGTTTACTATGTGCCCGTTTACCAGTCCGGCACGACACAGACTTTCACGATCCTCCGGCCCACCGTGGAAGCCCGGACCAGCCTCATCCGGCGCTACACGTTTCCATTCGGTCCGATCCGAAAGATCGTCCACCAGGTCCAGCCGACCATCCGGTACAAACTGGTCAACCCTGTTTCGCTGCCTCCCCGGATTTCCCCCCAGCCGGCGGACGCCACGCTCCTCGAGCCGCCTCCGCGGGTCGAAATTCCGCCCGAGCCGGGCGGTGGGATGACGCTGCACAGTTTCGGCCTTTTCGGATTCGATGGCCGAGACGGAGGCACGAAGACGGAACTCATCGAACTGGTCCTGCGCAACCAATTCCCGACGACGTACGTGACGTGGAGCGGGCAGGAAGGCGGAATCGACCCGTTCGAACTCCTGTTGACGCAGCCCATCAGCGTGAATGAACTCAAGCGCCAGGACATCGGCCAGAGTAGTCTCACGGGAGGTTACGAGTCGCACTACAAGTACAACCTCGACCCTTACGTTCGCCAGCGGCAGGCGGAGCAGTTGGGCCTCGTGCCCGTGATCGAGTCCGACGTCCAGAAAGCGGCGCCTCGCCCGGAGGCGGGGGATATCGTTTCCACAAAAGACGAGCACCGGCCGCTCTTGCCGCTGCTGGCGGAACTCCGATCGAGGGTCATCAGGAACGTTGACATCCAACTCCTGGCGCAGGTCGACCCCTACTACGGTCGGGAGTTTCATACGCTCACCGCGTATGTGGGGATCCGGGACAGGTTCCGCTTTCGCCGGCTCGGGTTGAAGTACACGTTTGGGGCACGTTCTCGGAAACCGCAAAACGGACCGGATCCTGCATCCGCGAACAAGGAGAACCCCTTCTTCTTTCATTCACAGTACATTGAGCCCAAAGCACGGTTCTACCTCCACCCCCGATTCGTCATCGGGAGCGACGCAAGCTATGACATCGGTTGGCGCAGGCTCAACTACGGCGCCGGCAGCATTGAATACTACTCCGCCTGTCGGTGCTGGGGAATTTTTGCGATGGCCGGGCGGCGGGTCATCGGTCGCCGGGAGAACTTCACCCTTCAAGCCGTGGTGGGCCCGGACGGTTTGCCCGTTCTGGATCACGAATGGGTTTTCCAAGCCGGGCTGAACCTGGAGGGATTGATCGGCCTGGGGCAGCGCCCCGACTACTGATCGCTTGCTTCGGACATCCGGCCGGCCGGGGTCAATCCCACTCGAGGGCGCCCTTGCGAAGAATGTACAAGTAGCCGGCGCCCAGTATGCCCATAAAGACGAGCATCTCGATCATGCCCGTCCAGCCGAGGTCGCGAAGGCGAATCGCCCAAGGATAGAGGTAGATGACTTCCACGTCGAAGATGATGAACAGCAGGGCCACGAGGTAGAACTTCACCGAGAACCGCAGTCGTGCCGAGCCGATCGGCTTCATGCCGGATTCGTACGGCGTGGTCACGTCCGTGGAGCGATGGGGGGCGATGAGCGCGGGGATGGCCAGCGCGGCTCCGGCAATCAAAGCGCCGAAGAGGCCGAGAAAAAGAATTCCAAGGATATCCGTCATCGTCGCCGGGGTTTTTTACCACGTTTCCCGCCGCGCCGTCCAGGAAGGTCCGCTGTGTGCGCCCCGCGGTCTCCTTGAGCTTTGGTGTAGCGAATCTTGCGGAAGAAACAACTGCGTCGGCCGGTGTGGCACGCCGGTCCGGCCGGGCGAACCTTGAAGAGAAGCGTGTCCTCATCGCAGTCATACCGGATTTCCTCGACCCGCTGCACGTGTCCGGAGGTCTCTCCTTTCTTCCAGATTCTCTTGCGGCTCCGGCTGTAGAAGTGCGCCCAGCCCGTCTCCATCGTCAATCGGAGCGCTTGGGCATTCACGTAGGCGAGCATCAGCACCTCACGGGTGCGCGCGTCCTGGAGCACCGCCGGAATCAGTTTCTGTTTCCGAAAAAGGGAGCGAATCGTCGCGGCGTTCATCGTGCCCCTCAAATCCGGACGGCCACGCCCTTGCGCCGAAGATAGCGCTTGACGAGAGGGATCGTGGTCTCACGGTAGTGAAAAATCGATGCGGCCAGACAGGCGTCGGCCTTCCCTTTGATAAAGCCGTCGTAGATATGCCGGGCGGCTCCGGCGCCCCCCGATGCGATGATGGGAATTCCCACCGCCTCGCTCACTGCACGGGTCAAGGCAAGGTCATACCCCGCTTTCGTCCCGTCGCAATCCATGCTGGTCAGGAGAATTTCACCTGCACCGAACCGCTCGGCCTCGCGCGCCCACTTCACCGCATCCCGCCCGGTGGGTGCTCGCCCCCCGTGGGTGTAAACCTCCCATGCCTCCCCCCTCCCTTTTCCCGTCTCGCGCCTCTTTGCATCGATGGCGACCACGATGCACTGTGCGCCGAACAATCGGGAAGACCCGCGAATCAATCCCGGATTCTTCACGGCGGCCGTGTTGAGCGATACCTTGTCCGCCCCGGCCCGAAGCAAATCCCGGATGTCTGCGCGAGTCCGGACCCCCCCCCCGACTGTGAACGGTGTAAACACCTGCTCGGCCGTTCGTCGGACCAGGTCGAGCAGGATGTTCCGCCGCTCGTGCGAGGCGGTGATGTCGAGATACACGATTTCGTCGGCCCCCTGCTTTTCGTACGCCTTGGCCACGGCCACGGGATCTCCGGCGTCGCGGAGCTGAACGAACCGAATGCCTTTCACGACCCGACCGTCTTTGATGTCCAGGCAGGGAATGATTCGGCGGGCAAGGCCGTTTGCGGCGCGGGTCACGAGAGCGCCCTCCGGGCATCGGCGTAGGTCAGCCGGCCTTCATAGAGGGCTTTCCCAATGATGACCCCCACCACGTTGGACGCCTTCAGCTTCGATACGGCTTGAAGGTCTTCGAGGGCGGATATCCCGCCGGAAAGAATCATCGATTTCCCGAAGGTCCGTGCCGCGCTGCGAGCCGATCGAAGATCGGGACCTCTCAGGGCTCCATCCCGGAGAATGGACGTTAGGACGACACCGCCGATGGGCCAGTCCCGCGCCTTCCCCAGAAGTTCGTGGGTGGTCACGCCCGAAGAGTGGGTCCAGCCCTTGAGCATGATCTCCTTGCCTCGCGCGTCGACCGAGAGCCAGACGTGTCCTCCCAGCTTCTCCGCCCAGCGGAGAAACTTCGATCCCTTCTCCAACGCGGCCGTGCCGGCAATAACCCTCTTCGCGCCCGCATCCAGCAGGCGGCGCGCGGCGGCCTCCGTGCGGATACCTCCCCCCACTTCGACGCTGAGTTTCACCTGCCGGAGGATATCGAGAATCTTCCTGAGGTTGCTCATCCGGCCCGTCCGGGCGCCGTCCAAGTCCACCACGTGCAACCACCGGGCGCCTTCGCGCTCCCAACGCAGGGCCATCTCCGCCGGTTCCCCGCCGTAGAGAGTGGATCGGGCATAGTCTCCCTGCGTGAGCCGAACGCATTTTCCGCCCAGAATATCCACGGCCGGGAGCAAATCCATCACGGGCGACATTGTACTCAGCGGCCGCCGTTCTTGCCACGTCGAAGGATTCCACTCGGATCGTCCTCCGCAGTCTGCTAAAATGACACGATGCGGTTCATGAAGGATAGGAGGGCGGTAATTCAGTGGGCTGTCGCCGCCTGCATGGTGGTCGGAACGGCAACTTCGTGCGCCCACCGGCCGGAGCCGAACTTTTCGCGCGCGGAGTTCTTCTGGGGCCAGGCCCAGGCCGCCGGTGGCGGACGGTTTGCTCCTGACCGAATGCTGGAAGCGGAGAAATTGCTTCAAAACGCAAAAGACCTTCACTCGAAGTCGAACAAGTCCGAGGCGGCAAAGGACCTCCTCCGCGCCGAGTCCCTCTTGATTGAAGCCGAACGGCTCGGTCGCCAGATGGGCGAGCGTGAGGCCGCGATGGAGCCGCCGCCCAGGCCGCGCCCGGTCGGCACTGCCCCCCCCCCGCCGATGAGGCTGGATGCCGATCGACAACTGGCCCTGTACCGCGTCAAGCGTGGCGATACCCTCTGGGATATCTCCGCGCGGAGAGACATCTATGGCAATCCCTGGCGATGGAGCCGATTGTACGAAGCCAATCGACATGCCTTGAGGAGTCCCCATCGGATTGCCCCCGGCCAGAAACTGGTCGTCCCCCGAACGATGGCAGCCGTGCCACCGGCGCCTCCGTTGAAATCGGCCCCGGAAATCTCGCCCCCCACTCAGGATGAATCGAAGAAGTAACCTGGTCCCCTCGCTCAGGAAGATATTCGGCAGTCACGGATACAGCGAAGACCCGGATCTGGCGGCGGCGTTCGGGCGGGATCTCTCTCCGTTCCTCATGCTGCGCGCGAAACGGCATGCTCCCTTCCCCGTTCCCAGAGCCGTGGTCTTCCCTGAGAACGAGACGCAAGTGTGCCGCTTCTTGAAATGGTCCGTTCGTGCCCGCGTGCCGGTGGTGCCCTTCGGCGGGGGGTCCGGAGTGTGTGGAGCCGCGATGGCCTCCCCGGGGAGTGTCGTGCTCTCTCTGGGACGCATGAACCGGATCGTGGACCTCGATCCCATTTCCGGTTTGGTGCGAGTCCAGCCGGGCGTGTATGGGCCGGAGCTGGAGAAGCATCTTAATCACGAGGGCTTCACGCTCGGCCATTTCCCCGCCTCCTTCGAGATTTCGACAGTGGGTGGATGGCTGGCCAGCCGCGGCGCCGGCCAAAGCTCCACGAAGTACGGGAAGATCGAAGACATGGTCAGTTCCGTGAGGGTCGTGCTGCCCGATGGGCGGATCGTTCAGACCGTTCCGGCGCCCCGATCCGCAACGGGGTCAAGCCTCGTGCAGCTTTTCGTAGGAAGCGAAGGCACACTGGGAGTCATTGTCGAAGCGGGGCTTCGCGTGTGGCCGAAGCCGGAGGAGAAGATTTTCCAGTCGTATTCGTTCGACACCTTTGTCGCCGGTGTGGAAGCCGTGCGGCGGCTCATCCAAAAGGGCTATCGGCCGGCCGTGGTGCGCCTCTATGATGAAGCGGAGGCGGCGTGGTATGGATCGAGCCTCAAGTGGGAAGGAGGAGGCGCCCTGCTCGTGCTGGTTTGGGAAGGAACGAAGGGCCTGACCTTCGGAGAGGCGGAGATGGGGCGGCGGGAGATCGAGGGGACCGGCAAGTTTACGGGGGAGATTCCAGGGCGACGGTGGGAGGAAACCCGATTTCAGCAGGTGCACGACTACCGGAAAATCATGGAGCGGCCGGATCCCATCATGGCCGAAACGATCGAGATCGCCTGCCTGTGGAAAGACGTCGCCGGGCTCTACGAGGAAGTGCGCAACTCGGTACCGGGTACACTCTGCACGGCTCACATTTCGCATGCCTATCAGGATGGCGTGGGGATCTACTTCACGTTCCTGATTCAAGCGGATTCGATGAAGGCCGTGCAGAAACGATACCACGCGTTGTGGAAGGCCGTCATGGGCGCGGCCGTCCGGCGGGGCGCCGCCATCAGCCATCACCATGGCATCGGCACGCTGCGCGCCCCTTGGATGAAGCGTTCGCTCGGCGAGGGCTTCCAGGTGCTCAAACGACTGAAGAAATCCCTCGATCCGGCAGGCATCCTGAACCCCGGCAAACTCGGCCTGTAGGCGCAGTCTCCAGCCACCGCTACCCGTGTTGAAAGACCCCCCGGACTCGACTAACCTTCATGGTATGGGCGACCTGAACAGTCCCGATATGCACCGGACGAACGGTCGTATGCCGCTTCGAGGGCTGAAGCACAACACGTACTACAAGTATCTCTTTCGCCTGCCGAAGAACTATCTCCTCACCAAGCTTTTTGATCGCCCCCTCTACCTCAACATCGAAGTCACGATCATGTGCAACGCGGGATGCAGCTTCTGCGACTACTGGAAGGTGAAGAAAGAGGATCGGCTTGACGACTACGCCGAGGTCGTCAATCGGATCAAACCGCTGTACGTCACCATTTCCGGCGGTGAGCCGACGCTGAGGAAGGACCTGCCGGACATCCTCTATAACATCAAGTCAAGGACGGAGGCGATCTTCGTGTCGATGACCACGCACGGAGGATTGCTGACGTTCGAGAAGGCCAGGGAACTTTACGAATCGGGGCTCGACGCGGTGAACGTCTCCCTTGATTTCCCCGACGAGCGCCACGACGCCCAGCGGGGCATGCCGGGGCTGTTCAAACACCTTTGTGAGGAACTCCCCAAGATCCGTACATTGCCTTTCCGGAACGTTCAGGTCGGTACGGTCCTTCACAACCGGAATCTGGAGGATGTCGATGCGTTCCTCGCGCTCGGCCGGCGCCTCGGGGTCAACAACTCCTTCACGGCGTTTTCGTACACAAAGGTCGGCAAGAAGGACTTTTGGATTTCTCCGGATCGAATCCCCGTTCTCCGCCAAAAGATCGATCTCATCCTGGACTACAAGAGGCGATACGGCTGCATCAACAACTCGGATGCGTATCTGCGGACGATGGTGGACTACTTCGAGAAGGGACAAATTGACGGGTGCAAAGCCGGCAAGACCTGGGTGCAGGTCACGGCGGACGGCCATCTGAAAGTCTGTTCGGAATTCGATCCCGTCATGCACTACTCCGAATACAAGGGCCCGTTGGAAACGCCGGATTGCGCCGACTGCTGGTTCAAGTGTCGGGGCGAGAATCAGTCGAAATTCGATCTGAACCGGGTTCGAGAGCTCGCCCGGATGTTTGTGTTTAGGCCACGGGCCCCCCGGGCGGCCTCCGTTGGCGCCGCGTCAGAGTAGCTTTCCGCTCGCAGCCACGACTCACGATTCACGACTCACGACTCCCTCCGCCGCCAGCATCGCCAGCCCCATGATCGGCTCCTGGGGATTGACGCCGAGATTGGTGGGGAAAACGCTGGAATCCACTACGTAGAGCCCTTTCACGTCGTGGACCTGAAAGTCCGGGCCGACGACGCTCGCGCGGGGGTCGGGACCCATCCGGCACGTGCCGAACATATGCGTTACAGCCATTTGGAGATCCTGCGGCGTGGGCTTGAGATCGAGCAACATTCGCGCCTCGTCGGCCGAGTGGAATTCTTCGGGAACGCCGCGGATGCCGGTGAGAACCGCCCTGGCCCCTGCGGCGAAGAACATGCGCGAAACTTCGTATGCCGAACGCGTGAAGCTCATACAATCTTCCGCGTTCGGGGTGTATCGGATCATCGGCCCCATGGCGCTGGGACGAACCATTCCCTCAGCTCGGCACCGCACTTGAATTCCCCACAAAGCGTAATGCTCGAACTGGCTCAAACGTTCGAGCCATTTCTTCCCCGCCCCCGGGAGTCTCACCATCATGAGTTCCATCGGAAGGGCCAGCGTTTCGACCTTGAACCGCTCGGGGCGGAAGTGGTCGCATTCGTATCCTTGCGTGGCGCCTTCCCACATTCGAACGGGACGGTCAAAAGCAGCCGCGATGCCGATGCCCGGATGGGCCTGGAAATGCGCCCCGACGTGGCCGTTCCTGCGGGCCAGTCCGCTCGCCTGGATGAGCAGCGGGCTTTGAACGGCGCTGGCGGCGAGGATCACGCCCCTCCGCGCCCGGAATCGAACTCGGCCGGCCGTTCCCACGCCTTCAATGCCCGTCGCCCTCCCGCTCTCCGCAAGAATCCGGTCCACCCTCACACCCTCATGCAGTCTTGCGCCCAATCGGATCGCGTCGGGAACATACGTCAGCTCCATGCTGAGCTTGTGTCCTTTCGGGCATCCCTGCTGGCACAGCGAAAGCCCCTCGCATCGGGCGATGTTCCGTCGGGTGGGGTGAGCCCTGAGTCCGAGTTTTTCCGCACCCACTTTCATGAGTCGATTATTCTCCCCCCATACGCGCTCAGGGGTATCTCCGATCTGAAGGTCACTCTCGATCTCGTCGAAACAGGATTCCAGCTTCGTCCGGTCAAGGCGCACGCCAAACTTCTCCTCCCAAAGGGGGTAGACGTCATCCGGAATTCTCCAGCTGATCCCCGAGTTGATCGCGGTCGTTCCACCCACGCACCTCCCTTGGAGGTAGGGGATCATGGTTTCGCCGAGAATGGCCGTCATCCCGCGGGACCTCCACGCGCGTTTCATCGACCGCCAAAGATTGGTTTCGAACTCCGTCGTCGGGATGGCCGGTCCTTCTTCCAAGAGAATCACCGTGGCCCCGGCCCTCGCCGCCGTTCGGGCGAACGTCGCTCCAGCCGCTCCGCTGCCGACGACAATGAAATCCGCTTCATCTTGGAATCGTGAGCCCGTGAGCCCGTGAACCCGTGAATCCGTGCCACCCCCTCCCCCTCCCTCACCCTCCCCCCTTGAGGGGGAGGGAACGGGTGGGGGGAGCATCGGGTTCACGGGCTCACGATTCACGGATCTGCGGGGTCCGCCCCCGACGGCGGAACCCTGATTCGGCTTTACATACCCCAGCGCCCGCTGAAATTCCGGTTCCCCCCCGCAGCCGAAACAAACCATCACCTTGATGAGCGTGAACGCCTGTCGAACCCAGTAGAAACGATGCTTGGCCCACTTCTGGAGATAGGTTTCCCGGTCCTCCTCGGAAAGTTTGTGGAAGGGCCTCACACGGCCCATCATCACGGGCGGAAGCCACACAAACAGCCACAGGATGATTCGATTGAGCACTCGCGCGGCCCACGGGCTGAGCGACAGATATTCGTGGACAAACTCAGCCGGATGCATCGTCCCGGACACGGACCGGAATTGGTCGTGGGACTCGAGGGGGAGAATGGAGCGGAAAACGCTCTCGATCCAGCGGCGCTCGAAGGATAGAAGTCGCAGTGGGGTGAAAGGGTGAAGTTAGGGAGTCGGGGCCTTCCGGAGAATCCGGATCGAATGCGGCTGTGGAACGGCTTTCTCCAAGCCGATTCGCTCCAATTCGCGTTTGGCGCGGATGGCGAAGTACAGCATGGCCAGCACGGTCACTCCATCAAACACGAAAATCGCGAAGAACGCCGGATAGGAATACTTGGAAAGATAGATCTTCAAGTATCCAAACGAAGCGATCGATTTCATGGTGATGAGCGGCCAGAGGATTGGAAAATGCTTCGGGAGATCGATCTGGAGCATGAGGCACATGAGGCCGAGGGTGAATACGTTTCCCACCGCGAGGCACCGCCACACGTAGCTCTCCTCGATGATGGGATACCGATCCACCCCGAAGAACCGGCTGAGAAAATGCCCGATCTCGAAGAACTGCTGAATGGCGGTCATGGGCGCAAAGGCGTAGCTGAAAGAAGGAATAATGAAATTGAGCGTGAGGAGGGTGTACACGATTTGGAAGTTGCGATAGCGCCGACCGGGTTGAGACCAGAAGCCATGCATTTCGCCGACGATACCATCAAAATCCGATCTTTTCGACTGCCGGAGCTTTTTGAACCCCAACCGACCCTAGCCGAATGGCGGTTCGTAGGGGAGCATCTTCAGATGCTCCCTCTCGTCGGGAGGGTCTGAAGACCCTCCCCTACGAAATTCTGTTTGACTTTTGGAACGCTGAATCGCTTGACATCAGGCTGTCCTGTCAGTACCATACGCCCCAACGTGATGGCGGAGGGCAATTTTTACCGCCTTGGATACAGACCCACTATAGGTCTGTCTGCGAGCCGGGTAGCCGCGGGCTTCAGCCCGCGGCTTGGAGCGCACTCTGAAGAGTGCGACTACCAGGGACGAACCGGTTCGGGTTTATAAACGGAGGAGGCTGTGATGAACATTCGAAGCATGCGCATTCTGTTGTTGTTCGCATTGACCATGGTTGTGGTTGCGGCGTGCGACACGGGCAAGACGCTGGAGGGGACGACCACGCAGTTGGGATCGCTCCAAGGAAGAGTCACCGAGGGCACACCCGAAACGGCGGCGGCCGCGGCGACGACAGCCGCACCCTCCCGCCAGGCACAGGCCCAGCTTCCGGACGTCAAGATCGGGGAGGGATTGCCCGGTGTGCGCGTGACCGTCTTCCTGAAGGGTCAACTCAAGACGACCAAGACTTCGATCGACAACCCCAAGACCAAGGACGTGGATGAGGGCGGCTACTTCACAATCGCCGACCTGCCCGCCGGTGTTCTCTTGCCGGTTACGTTTGACCGCGATGCATACGTCAAACTCAACGGCAACGTGGAGATCCCCGCGGTGGCCGGCAGTGGGCAGAGCGCCATTCCTCTCAAGGACCCCGTGGCCACGATTGAAGTAGCCATGGTCAAAGGGACGGGCTCCGCCAGTCTCAATCTCGATCGCCTCATCAAATTCAAGGGCATCCTCCAAGGCATCGTGGTGGACGGCACGCCGGGTGCGGACAGAGGGAAGGCCCTGGGCGACGTAACGATCAGCCTGTTCGTGGGTGGAAATCTGATCACGACGAAATCCAAGGCCAACGATGAGAAGACCTCCTTTGACGAAACCGGGTACTTCAGCGTCAGCAATCTGCCTCCCGGCCAGCCGATCTCGGCCACCTTCGAATTGAAGGACTATCAGAAGACCCGCATCACCGTCACCATTCCCGTGACGGAAGGCACCGAAG from Nitrospirota bacterium includes these protein-coding regions:
- a CDS encoding GMC family oxidoreductase, whose amino-acid sequence is MSGTMHPAEFVHEYLSLSPWAARVLNRIILWLFVWLPPVMMGRVRPFHKLSEEDRETYLQKWAKHRFYWVRQAFTLIKVMVCFGCGGEPEFQRALGYVKPNQGSAVGGGPRRSVNREPVNPMLPPPVPSPSRGEGEGGGGGGTDSRVHGLTGSRFQDEADFIVVGSGAAGATFARTAARAGATVILLEEGPAIPTTEFETNLWRSMKRAWRSRGMTAILGETMIPYLQGRCVGGTTAINSGISWRIPDDVYPLWEEKFGVRLDRTKLESCFDEIESDLQIGDTPERVWGENNRLMKVGAEKLGLRAHPTRRNIARCEGLSLCQQGCPKGHKLSMELTYVPDAIRLGARLHEGVRVDRILAESGRATGIEGVGTAGRVRFRARRGVILAASAVQSPLLIQASGLARRNGHVGAHFQAHPGIGIAAAFDRPVRMWEGATQGYECDHFRPERFKVETLALPMELMMVRLPGAGKKWLERLSQFEHYALWGIQVRCRAEGMVRPSAMGPMIRYTPNAEDCMSFTRSAYEVSRMFFAAGARAVLTGIRGVPEEFHSADEARMLLDLKPTPQDLQMAVTHMFGTCRMGPDPRASVVGPDFQVHDVKGLYVVDSSVFPTNLGVNPQEPIMGLAMLAAEGVVSRES
- the hisA gene encoding 1-(5-phosphoribosyl)-5-[(5-phosphoribosylamino)methylideneamino]imidazole-4-carboxamide isomerase, whose product is MMDLLPAVDILGGKCVRLTQGDYARSTLYGGEPAEMALRWEREGARWLHVVDLDGARTGRMSNLRKILDILRQVKLSVEVGGGIRTEAAARRLLDAGAKRVIAGTAALEKGSKFLRWAEKLGGHVWLSVDARGKEIMLKGWTHSSGVTTHELLGKARDWPIGGVVLTSILRDGALRGPDLRSARSAARTFGKSMILSGGISALEDLQAVSKLKASNVVGVIIGKALYEGRLTYADARRALS
- a CDS encoding LPS-assembly protein LptD is translated as MNGIHLRLGRLIGTLPILLVAAICARFVFPDSARAQLDPFEKVHEKKGPINITAGQVEYDKEHKIVTATGHAKAVQQDFSIEADKLIYYDQEKRLEAVGNVVMQEWENLYKADRMVIDTGNETGILINGEVYLSSGNFQLCGERVEKLPDDRYHIEDGTYTTCTCPPGQKPSWTLRGSSMDVAYGSYGAVSNARLTAKGIPVFYFPKLAFPALRERRSGFLFPDVYWTDRKGFSTSLPFYWAIAKNADATIRPRFMERRGAGADVELRYVMSRRSGGGANFSYFNEFRFKRVAPLDPKRPQRRKLGDQEPAPSVAAFKPDASLHRWELSAGYGHEWTPTLGSNASIHILSDELYWELASRQFDTSKPFTTSTVTTSKGWTGTGLTATVRYFQDLVPTQPPLCRPADGSDLEEASVGVDRARGTCNRIWVVERPITYQQFPRVQFGTSLYDRDQSVLALTLNSEITRFYRFPNVPIPEHLIDQVSAPIEAYRMILTPATGLPYDLWGYFNGSVKLEMDQFVYYVPVYQSGTTQTFTILRPTVEARTSLIRRYTFPFGPIRKIVHQVQPTIRYKLVNPVSLPPRISPQPADATLLEPPPRVEIPPEPGGGMTLHSFGLFGFDGRDGGTKTELIELVLRNQFPTTYVTWSGQEGGIDPFELLLTQPISVNELKRQDIGQSSLTGGYESHYKYNLDPYVRQRQAEQLGLVPVIESDVQKAAPRPEAGDIVSTKDEHRPLLPLLAELRSRVIRNVDIQLLAQVDPYYGREFHTLTAYVGIRDRFRFRRLGLKYTFGARSRKPQNGPDPASANKENPFFFHSQYIEPKARFYLHPRFVIGSDASYDIGWRRLNYGAGSIEYYSACRCWGIFAMAGRRVIGRRENFTLQAVVGPDGLPVLDHEWVFQAGLNLEGLIGLGQRPDY
- a CDS encoding FAD-binding oxidoreductase, producing the protein MNRRSNLVPSLRKIFGSHGYSEDPDLAAAFGRDLSPFLMLRAKRHAPFPVPRAVVFPENETQVCRFLKWSVRARVPVVPFGGGSGVCGAAMASPGSVVLSLGRMNRIVDLDPISGLVRVQPGVYGPELEKHLNHEGFTLGHFPASFEISTVGGWLASRGAGQSSTKYGKIEDMVSSVRVVLPDGRIVQTVPAPRSATGSSLVQLFVGSEGTLGVIVEAGLRVWPKPEEKIFQSYSFDTFVAGVEAVRRLIQKGYRPAVVRLYDEAEAAWYGSSLKWEGGGALLVLVWEGTKGLTFGEAEMGRREIEGTGKFTGEIPGRRWEETRFQQVHDYRKIMERPDPIMAETIEIACLWKDVAGLYEEVRNSVPGTLCTAHISHAYQDGVGIYFTFLIQADSMKAVQKRYHALWKAVMGAAVRRGAAISHHHGIGTLRAPWMKRSLGEGFQVLKRLKKSLDPAGILNPGKLGL
- a CDS encoding radical SAM protein, whose translation is MGDLNSPDMHRTNGRMPLRGLKHNTYYKYLFRLPKNYLLTKLFDRPLYLNIEVTIMCNAGCSFCDYWKVKKEDRLDDYAEVVNRIKPLYVTISGGEPTLRKDLPDILYNIKSRTEAIFVSMTTHGGLLTFEKARELYESGLDAVNVSLDFPDERHDAQRGMPGLFKHLCEELPKIRTLPFRNVQVGTVLHNRNLEDVDAFLALGRRLGVNNSFTAFSYTKVGKKDFWISPDRIPVLRQKIDLILDYKRRYGCINNSDAYLRTMVDYFEKGQIDGCKAGKTWVQVTADGHLKVCSEFDPVMHYSEYKGPLETPDCADCWFKCRGENQSKFDLNRVRELARMFVFRPRAPRAASVGAASE
- the hisI gene encoding phosphoribosyl-AMP cyclohydrolase, which gives rise to MNAATIRSLFRKQKLIPAVLQDARTREVLMLAYVNAQALRLTMETGWAHFYSRSRKRIWKKGETSGHVQRVEEIRYDCDEDTLLFKVRPAGPACHTGRRSCFFRKIRYTKAQGDRGAHTADLPGRRGGKRGKKPRRR
- the hisF gene encoding imidazole glycerol phosphate synthase subunit HisF, whose product is MTRAANGLARRIIPCLDIKDGRVVKGIRFVQLRDAGDPVAVAKAYEKQGADEIVYLDITASHERRNILLDLVRRTAEQVFTPFTVGGGVRTRADIRDLLRAGADKVSLNTAAVKNPGLIRGSSRLFGAQCIVVAIDAKRRETGKGRGEAWEVYTHGGRAPTGRDAVKWAREAERFGAGEILLTSMDCDGTKAGYDLALTRAVSEAVGIPIIASGGAGAARHIYDGFIKGKADACLAASIFHYRETTIPLVKRYLRRKGVAVRI
- a CDS encoding NADH-quinone oxidoreductase subunit A, encoding MTDILGILFLGLFGALIAGAALAIPALIAPHRSTDVTTPYESGMKPIGSARLRFSVKFYLVALLFIIFDVEVIYLYPWAIRLRDLGWTGMIEMLVFMGILGAGYLYILRKGALEWD
- a CDS encoding LysM peptidoglycan-binding domain-containing protein, with translation MEPPPRPRPVGTAPPPPMRLDADRQLALYRVKRGDTLWDISARRDIYGNPWRWSRLYEANRHALRSPHRIAPGQKLVVPRTMAAVPPAPPLKSAPEISPPTQDESKK